A stretch of the Terriglobales bacterium genome encodes the following:
- a CDS encoding CsbD family protein, with product MKSSTKDKTEGKFHEVQGKIKEKFGKVMKNPELEAEGRHEKKAGKIQKWIGHAEKAVGQ from the coding sequence ATGAAATCAAGCACCAAAGATAAGACAGAAGGCAAGTTCCACGAAGTACAGGGAAAAATCAAGGAGAAGTTCGGAAAAGTTATGAAGAACCCGGAGCTAGAAGCCGAAGGAAGGCACGAAAAGAAAGCTGGCAAAATTCAGAAATGGATTGGCCATGCTGAAAAGGCGGTCGGGCAATAA